A stretch of the Corylus avellana chromosome ca6, CavTom2PMs-1.0 genome encodes the following:
- the LOC132185865 gene encoding cypmaclein-like yields MACTKTRFMSTIIFFILILHEMGISSGRQLIKEQMIDCNGKCGYRCSKASRHKMCIRACNSCCQRCNCVPPGTYGNYNACPCYANMTTHGGRHKCP; encoded by the exons ATGGCCTGCACCAAGACCAGATTTATGTCCACcataattttctttattctaattttacACGAG ATGGGGATCTCCAGTGGACGGCAGTTGATCAAAGAGCAGATGATAG ACTGCAATGGGAAGTGTGGTTACCGGTGCAGCAAGGCATCTCGGCATAAGATGTGCATCAGGGCATGCAATTCGTGCTGCCAGAGGTGCAACTGCGTGCCTCCAGGAACCTACGGCAACTATAATGCTTGCCCTTGCTATGCCAATATGACGACTCATGGCGGTAGACACAAATGTCCTTAA